A single region of the Acuticoccus sediminis genome encodes:
- a CDS encoding amidohydrolase family protein, producing the protein MKVAIVNIGTIFTGAVDDPVRSADTVICEDGLIRTVGSASPADVESCNVVIDAGGATLAPGLIDSHVHITFGDYTPRQKTVGFLESYLQGGVTTSITASEVHTPGRPKDREGLKALALAARGCFEGFRPGGMRVHAGAVILEPTLEPGDMAELAAKGVWLAKAGFGAFETPYDYAELVAAARAAGMITLMHTGGASIPGSSGIWADHVIRVNPHVSFHVNGGPVAMPEADFPRIVNESEVALQICTAGNLRTALLTAALADAAGAFERVLIATDTPTGSGIMPLGMLYTISHLSALGGIDPARAYGAATGSNARVYGLNCGLLAEGRDADLVILDACEGGAMADAQSALANGDICAVGAVISNGVPRFVGRSRNTPPTRTPVRVVRSDIINDFSA; encoded by the coding sequence GTGAAAGTCGCGATCGTCAATATCGGTACGATCTTCACCGGCGCGGTCGACGACCCGGTACGATCAGCCGATACGGTGATCTGCGAAGACGGACTGATCCGGACGGTTGGGTCCGCAAGCCCAGCCGACGTGGAATCCTGCAACGTCGTCATCGACGCGGGAGGCGCCACGCTGGCGCCGGGCCTCATCGACTCTCATGTCCACATCACGTTCGGCGACTACACGCCGCGCCAGAAGACGGTCGGTTTCCTCGAGAGCTACCTGCAGGGCGGCGTCACCACGTCGATCACCGCATCCGAGGTGCATACGCCGGGGCGTCCGAAGGACCGCGAGGGGCTGAAGGCGCTGGCGCTCGCCGCGCGCGGCTGCTTCGAAGGGTTCCGCCCGGGCGGGATGCGGGTCCATGCCGGCGCGGTGATCCTCGAGCCGACGCTCGAGCCCGGCGACATGGCGGAGCTGGCGGCGAAGGGCGTCTGGCTGGCGAAGGCCGGGTTCGGCGCGTTCGAGACACCCTACGACTATGCCGAGCTCGTCGCCGCCGCCCGCGCGGCGGGGATGATCACGCTCATGCACACCGGTGGCGCCTCGATCCCCGGTTCGTCCGGCATCTGGGCGGATCACGTGATCAGGGTGAACCCCCACGTCTCGTTCCACGTCAACGGCGGACCCGTTGCGATGCCCGAGGCAGACTTCCCGCGCATCGTCAACGAGAGCGAGGTGGCGCTGCAGATCTGCACCGCCGGAAACCTGCGCACGGCGCTCCTCACCGCCGCGCTGGCCGATGCCGCCGGCGCGTTCGAGCGTGTCCTCATCGCCACCGACACGCCCACCGGCAGCGGGATCATGCCGCTCGGCATGCTCTATACGATCTCCCACCTCAGCGCGCTCGGCGGGATCGACCCGGCGCGCGCCTATGGCGCCGCGACCGGGAGCAACGCCCGCGTCTACGGACTGAACTGCGGTCTCCTCGCGGAAGGTCGCGATGCCGACCTCGTGATCCTGGACGCCTGCGAGGGCGGCGCGATGGCCGACGCCCAGTCTGCCCTCGCCAACGGCGACATCTGCGCCGTCGGCGCGGTCATCTCGAACGGTGTGCCGCGCTTCGTCGGCCGCAGCCGGA
- a CDS encoding amino acid synthesis family protein, whose amino-acid sequence MDLVVRRDIIQRDDLHVIAGRAGDPPLTRISVVSVVENPFAGQQVDDLSPLVDGSVGLAHHMVEIATGLCRGLDIQSYGKAGLVGLAGEQEHANALLTTAFANPLRDMIGDPVAWISSVTKVAPAGTLIDVPVNNIHDIYVRSHYDAVSLCFPGTPMPDEIAVIFCMLTRGRIGARVGGLTHEEARSRRKAASA is encoded by the coding sequence ATGGACCTGGTTGTTCGACGGGACATCATTCAGCGGGACGATCTGCACGTCATTGCAGGACGCGCGGGTGACCCGCCGCTGACGCGGATCTCGGTCGTGTCGGTGGTCGAAAACCCCTTCGCCGGCCAGCAGGTGGACGACCTCTCGCCGCTGGTCGACGGGAGTGTCGGCCTCGCCCATCACATGGTCGAGATCGCCACCGGTCTCTGCCGCGGGCTGGACATCCAGAGCTACGGCAAGGCCGGACTCGTCGGCCTCGCGGGCGAGCAGGAGCATGCCAACGCACTGCTGACGACGGCCTTCGCCAACCCCCTTCGCGACATGATCGGCGACCCCGTCGCCTGGATCTCGTCCGTCACCAAGGTCGCGCCGGCCGGGACGCTGATCGACGTGCCCGTGAACAACATCCACGACATCTACGTCCGGTCGCACTACGACGCGGTGTCCCTCTGTTTTCCGGGCACGCCCATGCCCGACGAAATTGCCGTGATCTTCTGCATGCTGACGCGCGGCCGGATCGGCGCCCGGGTCGGCGGCCTCACCCACGAAGAGGCCCGCTCGCGCCGCAAGGCAGCCTCGGCGTGA
- a CDS encoding GntR family transcriptional regulator, whose translation MGDLRIAPRLLVDEVVNRIRDLIATGALRPGDRIVETDLSARFGVSRPLLREAIRTLQAQRLCVITPHRGAHIPVLGWDDAREIYHVRELLEGEACALCAAAVTDNDVAELEGALARFGAAVEADAPSGRIEATEEFYEIIVRTAGNSVLEELLQGLIARVSMLRARSMERPGRARHSYVEMKAICEAIARRDGAAAREAAIDHVRHAREAAKASFAAAGGRDPAGRGSEGGETGLG comes from the coding sequence ATGGGCGATCTGCGCATCGCGCCGCGGCTTCTCGTCGACGAGGTCGTCAACCGGATCAGGGACCTCATCGCGACGGGCGCGCTCCGGCCGGGTGACCGCATCGTCGAGACCGACCTGTCGGCGCGGTTCGGGGTGAGCCGCCCGCTGCTGCGCGAGGCGATCAGGACGCTGCAGGCCCAGCGTCTGTGCGTGATAACCCCTCACCGGGGGGCCCACATCCCCGTGCTCGGATGGGATGACGCGCGCGAGATCTACCACGTGCGCGAGCTGCTGGAGGGCGAGGCCTGCGCCCTCTGCGCCGCCGCTGTCACCGACAACGACGTCGCCGAGCTGGAGGGCGCGCTCGCCCGCTTCGGTGCGGCCGTCGAGGCGGACGCGCCGTCCGGGCGCATCGAGGCCACCGAAGAGTTCTACGAAATCATCGTCCGCACCGCCGGCAATTCCGTGCTCGAGGAGCTGCTGCAGGGGCTCATCGCGCGCGTCAGCATGCTCCGCGCGCGCTCCATGGAGCGGCCCGGTCGCGCCCGGCACAGCTACGTCGAGATGAAGGCGATCTGCGAGGCCATCGCCCGGCGGGATGGAGCGGCCGCGCGCGAAGCCGCGATCGACCACGTGCGTCACGCACGGGAGGCCGCCAAGGCCTCGTTCGCCGCCGCCGGCGGTCGGGATCCCGCCGGGCGGGGCAGTGAAGGTGGGGAGACCGGACTTGGATAG
- a CDS encoding adenylosuccinate synthase — translation MDSVVVVGAQWGDEGKGKIVDLLAGEADMVVRFNGGHNAGHTLVIGGATYKLALIPSGVVRGCRSLIGGGAVVDPQHFRRELAGLADLGVAVGPDLLKVADNAALILSPHRELDRARETVSTGGARIGTTQRGIGPAYEDKVGRRAIRIADLRDLNRLGERISGLCAHHDPLRAACGLAPIDPDALMAELREAAEVLLPFAVNATHALAQDAPARVLYEGAQGSLLDPDFGTYPYVTSSTTLAGFASVGADHGRGGVHRVLGVVKAYATRVGEGPLPTELHDAVGTHLGERGQEFGVNTGRKRRCGWLDAVALRYAARLNGMTGMALTKIDVLDGLDCLEVCVGYELDGGTIDYLPTGICAQTRMKPVYRTFEGWRGSTADIQSMERFPQQARTYMDFIAEFTQIPLDLVSTGPDRASTIIINDPWAPAN, via the coding sequence TTGGATAGTGTCGTTGTCGTCGGCGCGCAGTGGGGCGACGAGGGTAAGGGGAAGATCGTCGACCTTCTTGCCGGTGAGGCGGACATGGTCGTGCGCTTCAACGGCGGGCACAACGCCGGCCACACGCTGGTGATCGGCGGGGCGACGTACAAGCTCGCTCTCATTCCGAGCGGCGTCGTGCGGGGCTGCAGGTCGCTCATCGGCGGCGGCGCGGTCGTGGACCCGCAGCACTTCCGGCGGGAGCTCGCAGGCCTCGCGGACCTCGGCGTCGCGGTCGGTCCGGACCTCCTCAAGGTGGCCGACAACGCGGCGCTCATCCTTTCGCCCCATCGCGAGCTCGACCGTGCCCGCGAGACGGTGTCCACCGGCGGCGCGCGCATCGGCACGACGCAGCGCGGCATCGGCCCCGCCTACGAGGACAAGGTCGGCCGGCGCGCGATCCGGATCGCGGACCTGCGCGATTTGAATCGGCTCGGCGAGCGGATTTCCGGCTTGTGTGCGCACCACGACCCGCTCCGTGCGGCGTGCGGTCTGGCGCCGATCGACCCGGACGCCCTGATGGCGGAACTGCGGGAGGCGGCCGAGGTGCTCCTTCCATTCGCGGTCAACGCGACGCACGCTCTGGCGCAGGACGCGCCCGCACGGGTCCTCTACGAAGGCGCGCAGGGCTCCCTGCTGGATCCGGACTTCGGCACCTACCCATACGTCACCTCGTCGACCACGCTCGCCGGATTCGCATCCGTGGGCGCCGATCACGGTCGTGGCGGGGTCCACCGCGTGCTGGGCGTCGTGAAGGCTTACGCCACGCGGGTCGGCGAGGGACCGCTGCCGACGGAGCTGCACGACGCGGTGGGTACGCACCTCGGCGAACGCGGCCAGGAGTTCGGCGTCAATACCGGGCGCAAGCGCCGCTGCGGCTGGCTCGACGCCGTCGCGCTGCGGTACGCCGCGCGGCTCAACGGCATGACCGGAATGGCGCTCACCAAGATCGACGTGCTGGATGGGCTCGACTGCCTCGAGGTCTGCGTCGGATACGAGCTTGACGGCGGCACCATCGACTACCTGCCGACCGGCATCTGCGCCCAGACGCGGATGAAGCCCGTGTACCGGACGTTCGAGGGATGGCGTGGATCGACTGCCGATATCCAGAGCATGGAACGGTTCCCGCAGCAGGCCCGCACGTACATGGACTTCATCGCCGAGTTCACACAGATCCCGCTCGACCTCGTATCGACCGGGCCGGACCGCGCCTCCACCATCATCATCAACGATCCCTGGGCGCCCGCGAACTGA